One Psilocybe cubensis strain MGC-MH-2018 chromosome 9, whole genome shotgun sequence genomic window, TCTATAAAGTCATCGAGGCTGCTGCAATCAGTACCATTGAATTTTCACTCAAATCGTTTCttaccttcctccttccgcCCATTGCATGAGTACACTGCAAAGAAATTAACACACAGCTGATGATTACGTCGATTATGAAAACCTACTGAAGAGTGGGCACGGTTGGACCGAAAGAGGAAAATTGGGAATTTTCTAGCCATGCGTGACTAAAAATTGTTTAAGAAAATACCTCAGATAAATAAGACTGCTGTTGAAACCTACTGGTATGTAATGATGTTTGGGTGATGCAGACGCTCGAGCAGGCGAACTTCGCGTAGTATTTTGAGCAAGTAAGAATGTGACTCGCCAACTGCGATTTTTTTCACTGCAAAATGGCCTAAAGGGTTGCCGTCGAGAACGTGCTGAATCAACGTCAGAAAACGCATACATTCAAACTATTTCAACTGACATACCTGACAAAGGAATACACTGCCGCTTGCACCCATTCCGAGTTTGTATTCTTCTTGGAAAAAGGTTTTAAAGTAGCCTTGTGCCATTTTTTCTGCAGGAAATGCACCCTTGGTACTGCGGTTATCGGGAGTGCGCGACCTTTCCCTTGGACGACGGCGTTCTTCGCCCTCATGATTGCCCTGGTTGTGAGAAGGACTGATACTCGGTCTCCTGGATCCCGATGTAACTGAAGCAGTTTCGTTTGCAATAGCGAGAAGGCGAAAATAATCTGAGGCTCTTGAATGATATGCTGGATCAGTGCTCACGGCCTGAACTTCCCCAGagtcttcgtcatcttcatccgacGTGTTTATGTAACCCCACGCATCCTCATTCTCCCGAATCCCGCTTTCCTGCCCTAAGCTTGCCTCAGGGTGTGTTGTAGAAGATGGGTATCCTGAAAAGCCAGCCGGCAGAGATTGCTTACAATACGGACAGGCATTCGTAATGAGCCTCGTGTTATTGCTGATCTCCTCGCGTCGCATTCGACTTGCGACAACGACACCGGAGGCGAGCTCCTCGGAAGCAGCTGCAGAAGCCACTGAGAGAGCGTGCGATCGTGGGTTGTATAGTACCACTTGATTCGACGAATGTAAGATAGGTTGCCATAACTCTTGGGCGGTGACAGTGTGAATGTGGTGGTTgccagagaaatgtgaatttgagtGTCGTCCACGCTCAAAATGGGGTCGGTGTTGGGTTGATGGTATGGAAATGAGAGCCTGGGAGGAGGATTCAGCGTAAGATGTGGTCATTGTATTCATTAAACGGGTTTATTGAAAATATGGGGTATTTTCTTGGTCAACGTTAGACATACTCCCGAACGGTGTGGATCTCACAGACCGTTCCAAGATCCCGTCTACGGCTCAAACGACTCGATACTGAGTCAATGCCCGTGAAAGGTGCTTGATGGATTTGAATTATGTCCGCTGCGCGCATGCTCTCGAAGACGAAAGCCTACCTTGTAAATGTTCCTCTGAGTCTGTGACTCTCTCTACAGCAATCGTACACGATTTTTGAGCTGGAGATTTCGAGCTCGGAAGCGAATGGAGTACCCGACCTCGTAAGATTCCGTCAAAGATACTTGAGAAGCGTCTTCAGTGGGATAAAAGTATTGTACACATTCGCATTGCGATGAATGAGTGCAAAGGAGCGCAGCGCCAACGTGTGGGGCCAACACGGGTATCGGTCCCGTATTCGTTGAACGTCACGTGACAGACGTGTAGACTACGGCAACGCGGCGCAAGAACTTCGACCGTTTTCACCAACTCCACAAGAGCCGCGAAAGCTTGATTTGCACGCGTTGGCAAACTAGAGACAATCAAGGGACGTGGTTGTTATCCAGCCGCGCACTCCTCTCAAGACTACGCGTCCTTCATGAATCATTGGATGCTGCTTACTAGTTGTCAACTGTTAGTATGTACTCCCGTTCCGCACTCAATCGTTCTTGTCTTTATTGAAGATCAAATGCTAAACAAAGCATGACATTTCTGTAGACTCATGTCAAGTAGCTCAATGAAGTCGCGTCCACGGTGTATTGACTacaattgacattgacaccTCGTAACCTCAGACCCTGCAGTCCTTAGTCGAAAATAAATTAACGCGCATACTTCAATTCATTTTGGAATAACGGCTTCCAATGCAAAACCAGTACTCAGGGAAGATATCTGTCCCATCCTGCGGTATATATACAGAACGCAAGACCCCAAATGACATCTGCCATTCAACTGCCAGCACTTCCAGGTGATACCAATTACTCACGACTCGAGTCTTACGATGATCAGCGAGATTGAGAAAAGGCTATTTCAGCAGCGTTCAAATAGGTATCTCACTGGTGAGTGAAGTGTTAGAACCGTAGCATCTCAGCGCCTTCACATTATTCCTCATAGCGGCAGCAACCACTTGTCTCATTTATGAACATGGTTCGTCTATTAACCTCAAACTACATCAAAACTCCGATGTGCTCACAGGTCCAGTTATCACATTCCCAGATGAGGTTCGTTTCTCATttcgtttttcttcttctggggATCTACAGTTAATAAATGATTACTTTGAGATCAGGTCAAACTTGTTTGGGCATGTTCCACGGATCCGCTTTCATAACAGCTTGATGACTTTAACTATAGCGACATCCTGGTGGTTGGAACATAGCAAAAATACTCTTCGTGATAGTAAGTACTCCAACTTGAGTCTTCTTATCTTGAACATTAACTCCGAATATTGAACCATTAGACGCGATATGTGGCACTTTTCAACCAATTGTAAGAATTTATGTTGTCATGGTATCTCGAAAACTAAATGGACTGTGTTGCTACTACTTAAAGCTACTGCCTGTACATCTATGGTATGTATTAAATGGATCAGCAACTATACGAGCGATTTCAAATGAAAGTGAAGTATTGGCACCTCAGTCATACGACTCTATATTCAAGGTATTCTCTTCATCGTACATGATTTGGGATGAAATTCACCCATCTTGGGTCGGTTCCACAGAGGTCGGTCACCTTTCGCATGACCTCTCATCTGTCCGAATTCAACGGGGCACTTGCCATGCACAACTGTACAATGTTTTCTGTTATATATTCACATCTCAAATTGGTCCAGATCTCTTGACAACTCGGTTTATCTCACCATCGAATCTTATATCGCCCTCGTTCCATTTGTGTCTATGCAAGGTACCACCATCCCTTTTTTATCTCTGGTCTAGTAATATTTTCTGATCACCACAAAGGAATCATGGTCTGCCGTATCTCGAGCATGACAAACTATAATCGCAAACTCATTCAATTTGTGGCCGTCGCCTGCATATTGGAATACCTTTCTGCTAACGCACTGAAAGCGTTCTGTGACATATCAGCTGTCCGTAAGTCCAAATCCAAACTCTGTTATGGCAGCCCACTTGTGGTATGAATGTcctcttttgttttgtagaTCTTCGTGACCCAGCTCCTGGTGTTCACCTATGCCTCAAGGTCCCTCATACAAACATCTTCTACGTTCCCCCTATCCCGACAATGTTCGTCGATATTCTACTTCTGTCTTTATCAGTCTGGGGAGGAATACACTACTACCGCACGCAAACAACCATGCCTCGGCCCAACAACGGCTTTCGTTCTCTGTCATATATACTGTTTCGAGACAGTATCATGATTCCTTTCATGTGAGCCATCGCCCAATTTCCTATCATGTCCTATAGGACTACGTCACTCAATGCCTGTGTAGAACCTTAAGCTTCCTGCTCGCAGCATCAATCGCATTACTTCGCTCATACGTAAGTCAACAGCCTCAATTATCAACCCATTCATCTCGCCTCTAAGTTTGCCTGTGTGGTACTATTCCAGTTTTCCGTCTTTCAATACGTATACGTGATCATCGTATGGTGTCCAGGAATCGCCGGTCCAAGGCTAATTCTAAACCTACGAGAGGCATACTACAAGCCGTTCAAGGACGAGTGCAACAGAGAGTGGGATGACGACATAGATCTAGATCTAGAGCGCCCGTAGAGCAACCTAATTATTTATTAAAATCTACAGTCTGTTGTTCAGCTCTATCATACAAATTCTCCTGATTCCTCCGTCTCTCGTTGTATCCGCGTAAGATATCGTACATCATTGTGTTCCTCGAGGTATAACCATCGTCATCAAAAAGGTCATCTCTACATGGCACCTTGACTGCGTGAAATAATATACCTTTTCACACACATTCATATCAATCTCTTCATAATCATCCTCgtaagaaaaacaaacaccCACCATGCATGAATCACACCCGGTATCCATCCCAAAATGGACAAGCACACATTTATCCAGAAATCAGCCGCACATCCCCGCTTTAGGAAGACAGATACGGGAGGTAAAAAGCTGTATCGTCATGTAGTTGTTAACAACAGCAAGCCTTGTATCAACGTGAGACGGGAGACGGCGGCTTACATGGCCAGGAAATAAAGGAACATGTCATAGTTTGACGAAACAACAGTAGCCATCTTCGAATTTGTGGTAATTTAGATTGGTATAATCAATATATATCTGTGTGAGCTATTGATTAGAGTGGTATCTGGATGAGTGCAGTGTCAAGGGAGACCGCTCCAGCTAAGGTTTAAATACTCGTTGCATACACGTTCTGATACATTACTAAGTAACACCTACTTAGGTCATAAGGATAACAATAGATTCAGAACATGAGGCAATGAAATGTGTTATGACGTCATATGGCTCCTTTCCACAGGTGATCTGGACTCAGGGGGAAACAGAGGAGTTCTGGAGTAATCGCAATCTCCTGTAACCCATACCCATAAAGTGGAATTTCAACGTGTGCCATTAGGAGCTATACAGGGGCAAAATGGAGCTGTTCAAACGAATGGCGAAGAATGAAAAGCAACATGAGATATTAACATTAAAGCACCTGCAGTGACGGATTACTACTCTCTTGTTGTAGATCGTATGAAATCTTCAATAGCTTTACTTCGTGGCCGTATAGAACACTTGAAAGGCAAGGGAATACTACACACAAAACAGCCATAAGCATCCCGTATATCAAGTTCCCGACAACGCTACATACCGAATGATCCCAGATCCATATTCATGGTCCAGACCACCACTCTCATCCACCCTGGCAATATCAAATGCCGAAATAAACGACGCAACGGTAATCCATACTGAAGACGCAGCCATATACCGTCCTGGACAAATTCTGAAAATGATACAAGCCCAGTCACGAAATGAAGCGAAAGGTATTAGGAGCATTGTGTACATACCTTCTTCCAAACCCCCAGATCGCATGTCCCGGATCTTTGACACTCTTATTTAACTGACCTTTGTTAGTGAGAAATCGTTCAGGTTTGAATGCGAAAGGCTCTGGATAAACAGTTTCGTCATGAAGCATCGCCCTTGTAAAATGTAAGAGACTGCAAGGAGTAAACAACTGGACGCGTGCAACGTACCATGAATTGGCCATAATAATGGAACCTTTAGGTATTCTATACCCATTATATTCACTCTCTGCGCTTGCGCGGTGTGGTAATCCTATCTCAACCATCCCAATTAGCCAAAGCTAACCAATACCCGCCCAATGTCAACCATAACCATACCTAAAGGCGTTACCTCCCTCCACCGCATACTTTCTTTGATAATTGCAGTAACAAACGGCAACGAAGCTTCGTCGTCAAAGTCTGGAAGCCGTCCTGGCTTAACCACACTGTCAATCTGAGCTTGAGCCTTCTTGAAGACGTCGGGGTGGTTGAGTAAGGCTAAGATACACGTAGCGACGGCTGCCATCACCTGTACCGAAAGGGATATGTAAAGTGAGAAGATAATATAATCGAGGTGCTAAATTGATTCTAATACATACCGAATCTGCACCAGCTGTAGTATACGCTTAAAATGAGGGAAGATGTAGGATGGATGAATGAATGCAAACCCACCTCCGTACAAGGTCGCTGCAACCGATTTAATATCCTCCTCTTGTGCATCCCTATCAAGCCTCTCATCAATCTTCCCCAAGCTCATCGAACAAAACGAAACAAGAGGCGTTCCCCTCTCCTACAAAATAATCCTTTAATTCTCAAAAACCAATAATCACATTGACTACATAACAGCAATTACAACTCACAATCTCCCGTTTAGCATCCTCATACGGTACATCCCGCATCCTAAACGTCGCCTGGCGCCATTCCCGCGCTTTCCTCTTAAACTCTGCACCAGGGAACCACTCAGGGACATATTTCAACGCAGGGATAAAGTCGACCAGGAATGTGCCTGGTATAATCGCAGTGAGAACCGGCTCGGTGCCATCTTCCGCTATAGTAATGTACTTGTCGTGTTTCGAAGCGATCTCGATGCCGTAGGTGGAAGAAAGCACTGCCTCTCCGGAAAGTCTGTAGACATTGTATTGTAATTTGTATTACTATTAGTTCATGAATCATAGCCCTGGAATACGTACAAACGGAGCTCGCCCATTATATCATCTTGATCATCCAACAACCGACGAAGAAACCTCCTTGCAGAGTTTATTTCTTGCGGTCGGTATTGCTTCGCCGCGGAAGGATGGAAAGCGTGGTGCATCAGCCGCCGGGATCGTCGCCTGAATATCCGAAATAGAATGTGGGTTCCAGTCAGTCAATGATAATATTACTGTCGTTATCATGGACAAGGGAAAAGGTGTGAGGGAACGTGTGTTTACCATCGTTCGCCTAAAGATTTATGTATGTAACTTGTAAGTAGATCAAGGAACACAAAAGGACACGCAAATACCATAATCCATAAAACCGAAATTAAAATCCAACCCCATGAGCTCATTCACCATCGGTAGTCGAGGCCTTGGACTAAACCATTAGCATCCAACGACAGAGCCTACGACGCTAACGCAATACAGGTACACACCTGCCGGAATTTATCGTCGactttctttccaacaccTCCTGTGCCGCGCGATACGAGTCAAGAACTATAATATGCGTTCCTCCAGCGTTGAGGTGCAGGATATCCGTATCTAATTAATTAAAGGGCAAACGGCTGACTTAGTACTAGGCCCACATCAAGCGTAAAAAAAGGCAATCCGAATTGACACACCAAAATCTTTGCACCACCTATGATACACCTCCCATTCAAACCTATGCGGCATATCCAACAGATTCCCAATGATAGGATAACCCTTGGGTCCGGGTGGTAAAGGCAAACGACTCGATTTCCATCTAGCCTTCAAATACAGAGCCGAGATACATAAGAACGCGAGTGAGGCGAAAGTGTCGAGGGCGGGGACGGACGGTGCCATGGACATGCTTGCTTGCTTCTTCCTTCAAACGATGGCGGCGGGGGGAAGGGAATAGGGATACGCGATCATGTTTTGACGGTGATTGACATCTTaagtaaagaaagaaagaagaaaggctTGACTGAATCAATTGTTACCAAACGTCCAATTGAACACGATGATATTACCGAAGCTAAcctttttgaatttgaatgaaCAAGTTTGACATTATATTTAAAATGATTAAATcccacgtccacgtccacgtccacggcgtccatgtccatgtccatgtccccATCTGAAtctattagtattagtatCACTTAGTATTAGTAAAACTATAAGGATTCCcccaacttcaagtctcggCAAGAGGCAAGAGGATATAACATCAATAGCGAGCGACACGAATTAAGAATAAAACCCGCGCCACATTCGTTGCGTTGACCTTCAAGAAATTAGAATGTCCTGGCTCAGGGTTATCGTTATAGGTTTAGTACACAAAAAATCGTAAAGTTCACGTCAAAATACAATTTAAATTCGCATATTTTTAGTTTTACTTGCTCACAATCGCCAAAGTGATATTTGACAATCAATTAGATGGAGTTTCTTCTGCCTTCAAACTTCAGATCGCCGACATATCCTTAACTTGGGCTCAGAGGGACACGGTCAACGGGCAATGCCATGggcattcaatattcaaccAGGACTAACCAAGCTATCGAATGATCTATCAACGTTTCAACACCCATCCAATCCATAGTTACACGCAATATGACTACTACAAAACCACCGCCTCTCATTCCTTCCAGGCCTTTCATTCGGCGGATCGGGAACACACACATGCCCATTCCCATCAAAACTGCGTATAGAGGGAATACACTCCGCGCAAAGACGGAGAAGACCCCATAGGACAATCTCCCCGCAACATGATCGGCGGATGATGGTGATGTCGTTCAGAGTCCAGTCTGCAAAGGGAGCCTTGAGCAGTTTCATCTCCTGAATAAAAGGGTGCTCATTTTCACCTCCCTAAATCGAGGGATTTCAGCGAACAAACAAACACTTGGTGACTACCGAAAGAGGAGTAGACTCAACACATACTATGTCTTTGGGGAAGAACTGACTTGGAGTGATCGACCGTGTCGTAGTGGATGTAATCATTCTGATACGGAGGCATAGACTTTCGAGACGATACAATTCATACGCCAGTATCGCAAAGAACTCCGCGTTGACCTGATAAACAGCCAACGAAAGCTTCGCGAGATTGCTCTTCCCCGTCCTATGATTAACAACGGTCAATAACTTGATGAGCTCCTCTAAAGCTATGGGACCATCGATGACCAGCGACCGAAGCGTTGATGAATGGCGGTTCAAAAAGTCCAGCGTATGATCCCATGAAAAAGCCATTACATCAGCTGCAACAGTCAACGAATCAAGATTCTCAAGGTACAAATGCGAAAATGTGAATTGGTACGATGCTAACGGTGCAATGGCCGAATACACCGATAACGTGAGGGAGCGTATCGCCGGCCCCATGCGCTGTAACAATGCTGTTGCGCGGTACTCCCGCGGTTGTAGATGGACAGGCGCCGTCACGTTCAGGTTTAGCGTAGATAGTAACTGAAAATCTCCAGGACCGAGTAAATTGTCatagaagaaggaaagatcGTGCATTGGTATACACGACACTTGAAGCTTTTCGAGTGTGCCACATAGAGAATTCACAAATGAGGATAGAGCAAGTTGCGATTGTACCATTTGTGGCTCCTCGCGCAACATTGATTGTTTGTTGCGGATAGCTACGTCCAGAGATCTGACGTTTCccagtggtggtggtggtagaggAAACATTGCCAGCATTTTTGTGGTAGTTGCTAGAATTCCAATATGCACAAGCCGAGAACCGTGAAGGGTCCATATGCGATCGATATACGGCGCCGAGACATTGTCGTATAGCCTCCAGTCGACTGTGAAGTGGGTAAGACTCGTTAGGGACGGCACGATAACCGCAAGCTTCTCTCTAGCTTCGACGGGAGATACGCCTAGTGTACTACTAGTACTGTGACTGTCAACTTGCACAGACTTTGGGGGTGATAGAATACGTTCTTTTGCGTGACGTTGCAATCGCATAGCGTTGATAATGGTAGACCGCATTGACCGCCCCTTTGCCGAATTGACTTTCAAACCTAAAGACGGAGTACCTTCCTCAAACGCATCCGAGCATATCAACAGGCGACGGACGCGTTGCGCATTGCGCACATCCCTATTATGCAGTATGCACACATAAAGCAACACAATTTCATCCAGTGGGTAAACAGCGGCTCACTGGAGTGCATCGAGAACGTGGACAGCATAATCATCCAGCTCCCAAATCCTCACATCGCGGTATCTCGCGTCCATGGCCAGGTCGAAGAGGTATCGGTTGACGCCACGTACGTGCTGCAGAGCGGAGGGTGATAGGTACTGAGCTATCTCGTGCCATATTTCTGGAGGTAAGTCCACAAAGTGCATTGGGATTGAAGATGGGAAAGGTCTGGATAAGAGTGATGATTTGTGACACGCAAGATTCATTCCAAAGTCCGAGGGCTTAATTAATTTGCACCTCTCCTTTCCAGTGTTTGGTACAGCCTGGCTCCGAGTCCACGTGGTTTGACCCAAAATTTCAGGCCGtcctctctcctctcctctcgCGTCGCGTTGTGTCGTTGCGCCGCGTCTGTTACAGTCATCCTGACACGTCATAACAAAGCGCAGTATTAGTAAAGGTATAACACagttttattcattttctaATACTATGGGTACCCCGTTGTTCGGTTTGGACGGTCAGTCGGTTTGATGGTAGCTTAGTAATATGATCAGCAGAAATTATGGCTCCGCTATTTCAAGCCGGCGTCGTGCCTTTGTTGATTGTCTCGGGACATGCGTTTTGCCGGAATGCCGCTCGCTCACGGAGTTAGTGAGAATGATGGGTGATGGAGAAGGATGGAGAGTCGGTTTGGACCTCTATCCGTTCCACTCAGTTTCTGTTCGTTTTTTATGAAAAAAACTACATTTTTGTGAAGAGAGTGCACGTAATAGTGTATACACCAAGTTTCAGGACGAACGGAGCACTGGGATCTTGAGAAACCGAATCAACGTCCAAACCGAACAACGGGGTACCCATAGTATTCATAATCATAAATGAGCGATGAAAAatttggatgatgatgatgatgatgagatATACTTCGCTCGTCAGAATCCAGAATAGAGAATCCAGAATCCAGAATCAGAGAATTCACttgagaagagaagagaagatcTAAGTTTCAAATTCTCGAAAGGATGGCTGATATCTCAGATATCTCAGGTTGCGCCAAACTTAAGGCCTGCCATTTGTGCCACTGTGCCTGTAGGCCTGAGTTGGGCCATCTGAATCAAGTGGAACTACCaccttgaacttgaactttaATAATAGCCGTACCAAAATCCGGGAAAGGGCAGAAGAGAGTGATAACACCAAAGGATGTAAagcaagaagagaagagacgCTGGAAGGGGCCCGGAATCGGATGCAGTGATGAGGTAATACTTTCCCGCCCCTCCTATGCTTGGCTTATGCAGCTTatgcttcaacttcaacttcaaaccAAGTACCGACCAAGTACTTAACAACACCTTTCCCTTCccctttctttctcaatGGCGTCTCTTCCACCAGAGATATGGCGCCAAGTAGCTTCATACATCGCACCCGAATTACTACAACATCTCTATTCGCTCAACAAAGCTTTTTTCGACGCTGCGATGGATGTGCGATACCGCGAGGTGAGGTTAGACTCGGAGTGTTTGGGCGAAGGTGAAGGGGAGAGGGTGCTCGATAGACTCGGGTGCGTGACCTATCAATCTCGtcgactgctgctgctgtagcGCTATTATATCTAGATCTCCAACAGTGTCGTCTCGAGTCAGGCGCTTATATTTATCGTCGCACGACCAAGTCGAAGATGGACAAAGTCCGCACGAAAACGAGAGCCAGCGGTCAAAATCTCTCATAAAATCTCTCGCTCGTCGTGCTTTTGGCTCGCGGCAGCATCAAGTCACCCGCGTCGCCTCCAATGACACTACCACCCAACTGCGCGAAAAGTTGGAAAGGGCGATACCCCTCCTCACCAACGTGCGCGCGTTTCATCTCTCCTGGACATCCTCCAAAGACCATGCTTCCCCTTATCTCGACAtcgcatggaaaacattcgCATTGACACTCACCGAGCTGCATCTAACCATCACAACCACCAAAGCGCTCGCCctcttccccctccccctccccttcccctccctccaaatcctccacatccacattctAGGACGCACGTCAATTGCACCGTGTCAAGCGGTACTTGCAGCCTTTGTCAACACACTCCATGCAACACTCCAATCCCTCTCTATACGCTCGACGCCTGTTCGAAATTTATCGGATTTTTATCTTGGATTAGGACATTTTAATTATCTTTCCGCGTTGGACGTGGACATTTCCACGGACGCTACGTTCAAATCTTCGGTTGTCCCGGGCTACACAGCGTTTATAGACCAGCAACGACAAGTGACTGAAGAATTAACGCTCTACATCCCCCCCGACCAGTCAACGACCTGGCGTCTCGAAGAACCACGTCTATCAAAACTGGAGAAACTGACGATCGCAGCAGGGCTGGTGGACAACAACTGGGACCAATGTACACGGTTCATGAAGCGCCATATGAAGAAACTAGCCAGTTTCAGCACGGACGGGCGCATATATCCTGCGCGGCTCGCTTCGTTTCTTGAAGTCTTTCATCATAGGAATCCGTATTCGGTGCTCTGCACGCTCTCCTTTTCTGCGGCGAGTTTGGATGTTAGGTTGATGGACCTGCTGGCGAATGGTCTTTTTCGGTTACGCAGTTTGACATTGTTGATTGATTCTGTTGCAGTGCATGCGAAATGCACTGTTATTCCAAGCGAATTCTACCCTCGCGGATCGCCAGCCGACCCGCCATTACCCTTCATTCGCGGTCTACGCGCCTGCGACGCGCTCAAAAAGTGGGAGTTGGAGGATATCACCATAAAACGCCATTCATGCTGCGGTGAACTCATTTTATGGGGCTTGATGGAGGTTTGCGCGGGGGTTGTACCGTCTATTAAAAGTTTTGTGGGGGTGGAGAGTTTGAGTGTGCCTGTTCCGTCGAATGTTCCGCCGAAGCGGTGTGTGGGTAGGGGATTTGGTGCGAGTGGTGGGTGTAGGTATAATCGGGATCATACGGCTTGAGGGATAGTTATATGTCAATCTGATCCAGAAGCAGAAGCTCTGCTCGGGCTGTCGTTCAAATTTTCATCTTGCATGTTGAGACacaagaagagaagagagtTGGCGGCTACGAGAGAGGAGCACTGGCAGGCCCGGCAGGAACTTTGGAAGAATGATATGTCGTATTTAAACTCCAGGACAGATATAGCATCGGAAAAGTCTGGACAAGCACCCATACCCGTAGTAGGTGCCTAGGGAGGTTACTCTGGAGAAAGAAAGTTGGGAAGTGACAGTATCTGGGTTCATTTTTCCGTGTTGCAAAAAGGAGCGGTACTGATACATACTCTTTTTTAGTCGAGAGAAATCGATTCCATGCAATCTCGTAAGTTGGTTGCTCAAgtcatttttctttccttgaCAGCTTAC contains:
- a CDS encoding plasma membrane proteolipid Pmp3, whose product is MATVVSSNYDMFLYFLAIFLPPVSVFLKRGCAADFWINVCLSILGWIPGVIHAWWVFVFLTRMIMKRLI
- a CDS encoding Cytochrome P450 monooxygenase 98, which produces MSMAPSVPALDTFASLAFLCISALYLKARWKSSRLPLPPGPKGYPIIGNLLDMPHRFEWEVYHRWCKDFDTDILHLNAGGTHIIVLDSYRAAQEVLERKSTINSGRPRLPMVNELMGLDFNFGFMDYGICVRRSRRLMHHAFHPSAAKQYRPQEINSARRFLRRLLDDQDDIMGELRLLSGEAVLSSTYGIEIASKHDKYITIAEDGTEPVLTAIIPGTFLVDFIPALKYVPEWFPGAEFKRKAREWRQATFRMRDVPYEDAKREIERGTPLVSFCSMSLGKIDERLDRDAQEEDIKSVAATLYGAYTTAGADSVMAAVATCILALLNHPDVFKKAQAQIDSVVKPGRLPDFDDEASLPFVTAIIKESMRWREVTPLGLPHRASAESEYNGYRIPKGSIIMANSWAMLHDETVYPEPFAFKPERFLTNKGQLNKSVKDPGHAIWGFGRRICPGRYMAASSVWITVASFISAFDIARVDESGGLDHEYGSGIIRIPLPFKCSIRPRSKAIEDFIRSTTRE
- a CDS encoding N-lysine methyltransferase SMYD2, which gives rise to MASLPPEIWRQVASYIAPELLQHLYSLNKAFFDAAMDVRYREVRLDSECLGEGEGERVLDRLGSPTVSSRVRRLYLSSHDQVEDGQSPHENESQRSKSLIKSLARRAFGSRQHQVTRVASNDTTTQLREKLERAIPLLTNVRAFHLSWTSSKDHASPYLDIAWKTFALTLTELHLTITTTKALALFPLPLPFPSLQILHIHILGRTSIAPCQAVLAAFVNTLHATLQSLSIRSTPVRNLSDFYLGLGHFNYLSALDVDISTDATFKSSVVPGYTAFIDQQRQVTEELTLYIPPDQSTTWRLEEPRLSKLEKLTIAAGLVDNNWDQCTRFMKRHMKKLASFSTDGRIYPARLASFLEVFHHRNPYSVLCTLSFSAASLDVRLMDLLANGLFRLRSLTLLIDSVAVHAKCTVIPSEFYPRGSPADPPLPFIRGLRACDALKKWELEDITIKRHSCCGELILWGLMEVCAGVVPSIKSFVGVESLSVPVPSNVPPKRCVGRGFGASEAEALLGLSFKFSSCMLRHKKRRELAATREEHWQARQELWKNDMSYLNSRTDIASEKSGQAPIPVSREIDSMQSPYLPWSDRKSISKDPNSQDSQTYTQLAHAIVRFLGLESQEELAEYNLNNAGELVDLISRFTTNTFTVSTPALAPLGACVSPLVALINHSCDPNAVVVFPRATSRREDEPLMQVIALKHIAPDEEVLTAYIDTTLPREHRKKILNETYHFTCRCPLCAPPPPAANSSALDMREAMWCPKKCGGMCPLPTEEKSLTRCNRCKTPVKDTDAVLDAVRVGQEALHKAEALQFTNPTKSIQLTTKLVPILVSVGLVPAAYPLLALCRLCASLLISHLSPATSDVEEVLSPELQSSSSSSSSSLPADPMNKRTDPRTPEEQQEALDDAIRAATRASSGLSLILAEGLPVRGVALAELGKLLAVHEPCPAGVEPGSQGVSSPGAPAISPSPPSPLPLPSPSPSPSPLTMHPHPHLNSTPTPKTHTHTHTLPTLRPTLRPTPPQTRLRNARARAG